The sequence TATTTCCGAAAACTCTAGCGATCGCGATAGTAGAAATAAAATTCGGAAAATTGAAATCGACAAAGAATTGAAATTAAAAGCAATCCTTGCTCATCAAACACAAGGATATTCCACACAAAGGTTAATTTCATTTCTCAAATCCGATAATCCCCAAAATAACTTTGAAACAATTCAAATCCTTCAAAGACGATGTTGTAGCAATCTAATTACAGCAATTTCTTTAACCTCGGATAGAAAACCTCACCCCTTCCCCTCTCCTTGTCAAGAAGAGGGGTATAATCACCGAAATTGGAATTCCATTTATAATTCAATCCGTCAAAGAAATTATCCCCGACATAAATTAGCAGAATTATTAAAAAAACAAGCAGAAACCTGGGGAAATTCAAAAGAAGTAAAAGCAAATATTGATAAACTCCTAGATTCACAAACCGTAGCAGTAGTCACCGGACAACAAGTCGGAATATTAGGAGGTCCCGTTTACACCCTTTATAAAGCTTTGGGAGCAATTAAATTAGCGAGGGTATTATCAGAGCAAGGTATACCAGCAGTTCCTATATTTTGGATGGCAAGTTACGACCACGATATAGACGAAGTTCAACAGGTCAAAATCTTAAATAAACGTCCCGAAGCAGAAATCCTCAACCTTGATTTAGCTAAAACTAACCGTTCCGTTGGCTCCACAAACTTAGGATTAACAATCGAATCCCTACTAGATGAAATAGAACGTTTACTTGCAAACCTTCCCCACAGCCAAGAAATTTCCAAAGTACTGCGAAATATATATCAACCACAAACTAATTTCGCTAAAGCCTTCGGACGCTGGTTAAACTATCTCACATCTGAATTTGGATTAATTATTCTTGACCCCAATCAACCCGAATTTGCTCAGCTTGCTAAAAATATAATTACTAAAGAATTATTCCACGGTGAAGGAACTCAACTTGCTTTTCAACGCTCCCGACAAATTTTAGCTAATACCGGACAAACCGAAATAATACCAACAAACCGCGACGTTACCCAAGTATTCTTTACAGACAATAACGGTATCAGACAACGGTTAATTAGGGTTGAGGGAGGTTTCCTACTGCAACAGACCAATCTTTTTGTTACTAAAGCCACACTCAAATATCTTTTAGAAAAGCAGCCAGAAAGATTTACGCCGAGTGCATTATTACGTCCCTTATATCAAGATACCGTTTTACCGACAATTGCTTATATAGCCGGTCCCACCGAACAAAAATATTTTACTCAACTACCCGAAGTTTATAAATGGGCAACTATTCCGATACCGGAAGTAGTCGCTAGACCTTCATTTACCGTCATTGATAGCGGTACGGCTAATATATTAAATCAAGCAGGTGGAACAGTTAATTTACTGAACTCAACCGATGCTAGTTCCCAAATCGGAATAGCTGGTTTACCTAAAAATATCCGTCTCGCTTACCAAGAATTAAACCAGCTACAGCAACAAAGCTTTGAATTACTCGAAATCGCAAAAGAAAATCAACCCCTAGGAAATAAACCCCTCAAACTTCAACAAGATATTGAAAACTGGTTAGCAACAACAGCACCAATAATTCAATCTTGGGGTACAAATCGGATATCCAAAGTGTTTAACCATGCTCAAACCGAATTATATTCCTTAATCGGAACAGTTACCCAAGACCTAGAAAGTTCCGGTACACCAGGAAATCCACCCCCCTTGCGGAACAGTTCAAAACTGGCTAAAAAACTGGGTAACTTGCAAAACAACATCCTACGAGAAGGAAGAAGACAAAACACACCCGGAATAGTAGCTTTAGCAAATATTAGTCCCAATAACTCTCCCCAAGAAAGAAATCTTTCAATAGCCGAACTCATAGCCAAACACGGTAAATCAATTATTCCTCATCTGCTACGAATTGCCGAAATTGATAGTCCAAAGAAATTGGTAATTGGGAATTGGGCATAGGGCATGGGGCATTGGTAATAGGTAATGGGTAATTGGTAATTGGAATATTATTTTCTTCCCCCTCTCCCCCCTCTTCCTTTGCGTTCCTCTGCGTAAACCTCAGCGCTCCTTTGCGTTTCAAAAAATATTTTTCCTATCTTCCACCTCTCTTAAAAAATCATGCTCTCCTCACCAACCATCACAAACTATTCCTCAATCACCTCCAACCTTCCATCAGAAAGAATCGCAATTTTATGCTTAGGAGGACTTGGAGGTAGCGGAAAAGTAGCAACCGAACTAGCACAACAACTTACATCAACGGGAAATTCTATATTTTTATTTACCAGCCCCGAAGCTCAATGGGTAAACCAAAACAATTCCGTTAATTACATACCAGTCAACGCACCAAAAACCCCAACCCCCGCAAATTCCCAATGGATTGAACCATTAGCAAACGAAATTATCCACCACATTGAAACCCATAATATCGGCATATTAAACATCCATTACGCCGTCGGATTAATTGAAGCAGCTTTGCTAGCTAAACAAGAATTAGCAACTAAAAATCGAAAATTAAAAGTTTGTTTGACTTTACATGGTAGCGATATTACTAAATTTGCACGCGAACCTCAGTATAAATATAAACTTAAAAAATCTATAGAAAAGTGCGATCGCATTACTGCTGTTTCTCACTGGTTAGCCGACGAAGCAGTGAGACTATTAGAATTAAAAACCCCTCCCACAGTCATTCACAACGCTATCGACTTAAATCTATTCCAACCCTTCCCCAGGTGGAATACAAATCAAAATTATACTTATAACCTTTGTCACGTCTCCAATTTGCGCGATGTCAAACGCCCCTTAGATGCGATCGCAGTATTAGCAAGAGTTCGAGGTGCTGGAATACCCGCTCGATTATTAATGATTGGTGATGGTCCCAACTTAACTACAGCTAAACAACATGCTTTATCCTTGGGAGTATCCGAACACGTTATTTTCTTAGGCTCAGCAACTCCATCAGAACTTGTTCGCTGGTTGAGCATCAGCGATTTACAACTAGTCACCAGCCAATCCGAATCATTTTGTTTAGCAGCACTCGAAGCAATGGCTTGTAGCGTTCCCGTAGTCGGAACCTTTTGCGGTGGATTAGAAGAAGTAATCGGACTATTAGACAAAGATTTACCCGAATTGTTATTATCCGTACCCGGAGACACCGCCGCAATGGCAGCAAAAGTCGTACAGTTATTCAAAAATCCCCAACTTTACCAAAAACTCCGCAATACCCTACCCGAAAAAATCAAACACCGCTTTTCTCGTCAAAATCAATTACAAAATTACAGTAATTTGTTTGCTGCTGTAATTAATTAAAGGTTAAAGGTTAAAGGTCAAAGGTTAGAAGTAATAAATATTTATTTCTCCTCCCCCTACTCATTACTCATTACTCCTTACTCCTTACTCCTTACTCCCTACTCTCTAACATGAAACGACACCCTCCCGACATCCTCGTAATAGCAGCATTATGGCTAATGGTATTAGCTTCAAGCTCTCAAGCAACAATTGTTGCTCCGATTCTTCCTCGTATTGGTGAAGCTTTAAATATCCCTGAAACATTACAGGGAACTTTAGTTACTGGCTATGCAATTGCTTTAAGTACTTTTGCGGTTATCATCGGTCCCATATCCGACCGTTTTGGCAGAAGACCAATACTTTTAGCCGGAACTAGTTTAATGTGTGTCATGCTTGCACTCCACGCATTCGCTAATGATTTTACTTCTTTATTAACCTTCCGCATCGGCGCTGGTGTTTCTGGGGGAGTTTTGACGGGTGTAGCTGTTGCTTATGTGGGAGATTATTTTCCTTACGAGCGACGGGGATGGGCTAATGGATGGGTGATGAGCGGTTTTGCTTTTGGACAAGTGGTAGCTGTTCCGATTGGTACAATTCTTGCAGAGCAATATGGTTTTCGTTCTCCGTTTATATTATTTTCAATTATTGCAGCCATATCTTTTATATTAATTTTGACAGTTATTCCTCAACCAACAGGTAACCGCGAGCGGGAAAGTTTATCTGTAATATATGTCATAAAAAGCTATTTAAAATTACTGAATCAACGTAAAATTTTAAATGCTGGATTAGCTTATGCAACAATGCTTTTTGCAGTATCCAGCTTTGTAGTGTTTTTTCCAACTTGGCTCGAACAAGAATTAAGCATGTCTCCCTCTGCAACAGCAACTTTATTCATCGTCGGAGGATTGGCAAATATTCTTATTGGACCACAAGCTGGACGCTGGTCTGATAAAGTAGGTCGTAAACCGATGATTCTCGCTTCTTGTCTGCTATCAGCGGCTGTATTTACGATAACTCCTTTTATAGTTTCCGATACCATCACTGCTTATACGGTATTCTTCTTAGTCATGATGCTGCTGGCATTACGTTTAAGTCCACTACAAGCTTTATTAACTACCCTCGTACCAGATAATCAACGCGGTTCTTTGATGAGCTTGGTTGTAGCTATCGGACAGTTAGGAGGAGGGCTCGGTGGTGCGATCGCAGGAATCGCTTACGCTCAATTTAGTTTTCTTGGTAATGCAATACTCGCTGCAATTTCTATTACTGCTACCGGGTTGATTGTTTGGTGGGGTTTATCGGAACCAGTTAAGTTACCAGAAACTACTCCTTTCCCAGTAGAAGATTTCCTAAATCATGAGGGAGAGAGTGAGGGAGTGAGGGAGAAATTTTAATAGGAAATCTTAGAGCGGAATGGGAGTAAAAAATATGAATAAAATTAGACGGGCAAGGATGCCCGTCCGACTCATTGTAAATTTTGCTAGGAAAACACCAAAAATAAGTTCTCCAATATCTGGAAGAAAATCCGATTAATTAGAATATATCGGCAGCTTCAAAGGCAAGACTAGCAAAGGATACTTGATTATTACTATTCCATTGGCTAGCATTCCAGTCAATTTTATTGGTATTAAAACCAGTAGGGATATCTTGATTAGTAACGTTATCAATTAGTACAAGTCCTATATTCTCAAAGCGGTCAACCCGCTCAACTTCTTTACCCGCAACAAACCAGTCTTTAAGAATAAGAGCATCATCAGAATTGCCGTTGTAGGAAACTTTCAAATCATTGTTATCCTTACTGAAACTGAGATTCAAACCACCGAACAGCAATCTATCTTCGCTGCTATCATCCCCTTCATTATTAATTGTTGTATCACCAGATTGGGTTAAGCCGTCAAAGAGATATTTATCATTCCCTTCTCCACCACTGAAGGTATTATTTTCCCCTCCAGCAAAGAGCCAGTCATCCCCGGCACCAGCATCTAAGGTATTACCACCTTGAACAATGGGATTACCATTTTTGTCTTTCTTACCAGGTTGGTAGCTGACTCCAATTAAGAAGTCCTTGTCATCTCCACCTCTAATGGTGTTTTTGTATCCCAATCCTAGCAAAATATCTACTCCATTACCCCCATCAATGGTGTTTTTTCTTCCCGCAGCGATGAGCGTATCATTATCGTTATTTCCATATACTACGTTAGACGAACCAGCAGTGAAAACTAGATCGTCTCCATCACCACCTTTAACAATGTTGGTTTTACCACCACTCAATACTAAATCCTTACCTTCGCCACCAGTAATGGTGTTTGTATTCCCTCCACTGACGAGAATATCATCTCCCCTGTCACCACTAATGAGATTAAGTTTACCTCCAGCAAATATGAGGTCGCCGTTGTCTTCTAGGAATTTAAACTGAAACCTTTGAGGTAGATTAAAGCTGATATCTGGTAGTGTAAAGTTGAGTGAAGGAAGAGAAAGGCTTGGCAGAGCAATTGAAGGAATATTTAAGCCAGGAAGATCGGGAAGATTTATATCGGGAATTAAAGCGGAAATGTCAGGAAGGTTGGGAAGTCCAATGCTAGGTAGATTAAAGTTTGGTAAGCTGGGAAAACTAAAGTCACCAAAATCAGGTAGGTGGAAGTCAAAGTCAAAATCAAAGCTGAGGTCAGGTAAAAGACTATCAATACTAACACTAATGTCACTGAGGCTGAAATCGGAAATATAGTCGCCAAAGACAAAGTTGTGAAGACCTCCTACAACCGCAATATCTTGTCCCAAGCCGCCCACAACAGCATTTTTCATACCCAGTGTCACCAGGGTATCATTACCAGAGACAGGGGCAGTAGCAATATCTGCGGCTGACTTAATAGCATCACTGAGTTTGAAGTCTGTAACTTTGTCAAGTACTGCATCGGCTCCAGCACTCAATACTTCACCAGTTTGGAAGACGGCAGAAATACTCTCAGCAATGATGGGGTCGAGTGAGTCACCAAAAGCAATGTTTCCTTTACCTAGAGCGATGACAATATCGTCATTTCCACCGGCAATCATGGCATTTACCATACCCACAGCACCGATGGTATCTTTGCTATCTCCCCAAGAGGTGATGATGTTTTGAGACGAACCACCAGTTATGGTTGATGTACCGTCTCCTATTTTGGTAATCAGATTTCCTGCACCTAAAGCCATTAAAGTATCATTCCCATAGCCTACTTTGGTGAGAATGTTAAAAGCTCCATGAGCAACCATAGTGCTGTCGCCATTAGCAAGTTTGGCGAAGACATTTAGACCAGCACCACCAGTTATACCTTCCGTACCATCACCAGTTTTAATGAAGACATTACCACCACCTAAACCTGTCATACTTTCGTAATAGCCACCAGAACTATGGATAACATTGGCAAACCCTGCAACCGTTACATTATCGGTTCCGGAACCAGCTAAAACAACATTTGCACCACCATAGGAGTTAATAGTATCATCACCAGTTCCACCGTTAACAAAATTCACCCCACCATAGGCATCAATAGAATCATTACCAGAGTCGCCATAAATGAAACTTGCACCACTGTAGGAATTGATATCATCATTACCAGAACCACCGTGAAGAGAAACAGCGATCGCATAGGCATTCATGGTATCATTACCGCCTTCCCCATAAGCAACACCACCACCAACCATATTAATGGTGTGTCCTGTGCTATTACTCTTTTTGTAGGGAGAAGGAATGTATTCCAAGTAGTATTTTAACCACCAGTCACCAAGTAAATCACCAATTCCTTCTGCAACTGTTTTGGCTGCATCCTCAGTAAAATCGGCTATATCCCCAGCAATTCCTTCAAACGTATCAGCAACATCAGTAGCAGCATCTACAACCGCATTACCAAGACTGTTAAATGCACCAGTGATATTACCAAAAAATCCGCTTTTCCACCAGCTACTGTGGGGCTTTTCCCATACAGTAGGCAGCTTTTGAATAATGAAGCCATCTTTGCCATCACCATCGAAATCTCCAGTGATAACATTGCTACCAGCATAATAATAGGGATGATTGCCACTAGGACCACGCAAAACATAGTAGCCCCTCATGTCATTGGCTTGGAGCAAATTACCTTGACTGGTGAATGTGCCATCTCCATTGGAAATCAAAACTTGGGCACTGTTTATTTCATCAGAACCTGCACCACCTTCTTCTCGACGAATAAAATCATCACGACCATCTCCATTAAAATCTAGTACGGAGATAGTTGCAGCACCTCTTCCCCATAATCCTAGGCTGCTACCAATATCCCTGGTGTAAGTAAAATTGCCATCCCCATTGGAAAGATAAACTACAGCATCATTGATACCATTTGCCCCACGTTTTTTATAGCGAATAAAATCATCTTTTCGATCTCCATTGAAATCTCCAACCACAATTTCAGCTTCATGCCCAAGTAAATAAAGACCACTGATATCGCTAGTGTAAGTAAAATTGCCATCTCCATTGGAAAGATAAACTACAGCATCATTACTTCTATCACCGTGTTGTTCTTGGCGAATGAAGTCATCTTTGCCATCTCCGTTAAAATCACCCACCACGATATCAGTTACATGTCCAGGTAAATGAAGACCACTGATATTACTTTGATAACGAAATGTACCGTCGCCATTAGATAACATGACAACAGTGTAATTGGCTCCATTTTTAGCCTGCCGAATAATGTCATCACGACCATCCCCATCAAAATCTCCAATCAGGAGATCGTAAACATCGAAGCGAAATCCAATATCTAAGATTCCTTTTTTACTGAAAGTTCCATCTCCATTAGCAAGATGAACCTCTGGATGATAGCCTGTACGGATTATGTCATCAATACCATCGCCATTAAAATCACCGGACACCATAGAATGGGTAGGAGTCACATTGAATCTGGCATGATCCCATGAACTCACCTGAATTAATTGATGGGCATTTCCTAGGGGTTCAGTTAAATCAATACCTGTGAATAGAGAGCCACCATCGTAAAGTTTCACCCCAAGTTTCGTGGGATTTTTAGCTAAAACTAAATTATGGTTGTTAACACTAACATCTTCAGCAGAGTTGTTGTCAAAATTCCAATATCCTAATAAATTACTTTCATTTCCTTGCAGAGATTTATACATAGTTTGCTGAATCTCTGCTTGGGTCTTAGCTTTATTCCAGACACGAACTTCATCAATATCTCCGCGAAAATATTTACTATTGGAATGGGGGGCATAACCTATATGAAGATGGTTATTGTAGGTTATTGGTGATGCTCCTCCCGTTCCTACTCCAACAAATTGACCATTAACATATAACCTTTGCTGATTCAAACTACCATCAATGACATGGGCGACATGATGCCAATTTCCATCTGCTAAATTTTGTCCATGAGCAGTAACATAATTTAGAGAATCATTGAAGTTATTGGCATGGAGAATACCATTTTGTAAAAAGATAGCTCTATCTGGGTTCGCAGAACCAATAATGGAGAAAATACCTGCATTGGGGTCAGTTGTGCGGAACCATAGTTCATGGGTGACGTTAGTTGCTGGTTCACTAAGAATTGTATGAGCAGATTCATAAAAGTTTGTCCCCACATTCAAAGACAGGGTATGGTTCATATGCCCTGAAGGTGGTTCCACCACAACATCATTCACATCAATATCCACATAAAGGTTATCAAGTGACTGATTAACATCCGTTGTTTGAACTTTAAGCTGGTGGAATTTATCTGCCTCGTAGTCTAGAAAATTGTAATTAGCAACTTTTATTTCTCCAGTATGCCGATTAATAGCAAAAATACCTTGCTCATTACCAGCCAGGATTTTATACTTATTGATTCCTGATGTTGCAATTGTACCAACTACAGAGCCATTGATACTATTTTCATTGATATTAAAACGGTGTCTACCTAACATTTGGCTAACTTCGGCAGATTCTTTTATTAAATAGCCTAGCTGAACTTCACCAACACCATGTTGAACTAAACCCCATCTCTGTCCTCCAAAATTAATGCCTGTAGATGAGTGAACATCAATGCTTGCCAGTTCGCCATTATTAAAAACATTAGCTAAATCATCTTTCCCATCATCATTAAAGTCACCAGTAATCCATTTTTGAGCATCCCAAAACCCCCCTTGTTGATTCGCCCAGTGCTGTATTCCAAAGTTACTACCACTGGATAAATGAACATCAATATTAGCTCCACCAGCATTGTTAAAAACTTTAGCTAAATCGTCTTTACCATCCCCATTGAAGTCTCCACTAACCCACTTTTGACTATCCCAAAATCCCCCTTGCTGATATGCCCAGTGCTGTATTCCAAAGTTACTACCACTGGATAAATGAACATCAATATTAGCTCCACCAGCATTATTAAAAACATTAGCTAAATCATCTTTACCATCACCATTGAAGTCACCACTAATCCACTTTTGAGCATCCCAAAATCCACCTTGGGCTGCTGCCCAGTGTTGCATCGCGAAGCTACCACCATTGGAGATATGGGTATCAATGTAGGCTAAACCACCAACACCAAAAGCTTTAGCTAAATCGTCTTTACCATCCCCATTGAAGTCGCCACTAACCCACTTTTGAGCATCCCAAAATCCACCTTGCTGAGTAGCCCATTTGTGGATACCAAAACTATTACCATTGGATAAATGAACATCAAGACTAGCTAAACCACGGTCATTAAAAGCTTTAGCTAAATCGTCTTTACCATCACCATTGAAGTCACCAATAACCCACTGCTGTTCATCCCAATATCCACCTTGCTGAGTCGCCCATCTGTGCATCACAAATTTGTCACCACGGGATAGGAAAACATCAATACTAGCTTGTCCAGCATCATTGAAAATTCTCGCTAGGTCATCTTTTCCATCTCCGTTAAAATCCCCTTGCAAAAACTTAACTTGCTCCAGAGTTGGAATTGTTGTGGTGGTGACAGGGGAGCCTGAATAGCTATTAGCGAATAGAACAGAACCGCTTAAAGCAGTACCATTTTTGAATAAATTTTTATTAGCATTGAAAGTAATGCGATCGCCGTTTGATAAACCTGGGTTATTTATCGCACCATCTTCAATCAGGAAAAAACCGAGTTTTACCGCTCCTACGGGTAATTCTTCCTTTTTTATAGATATACTTTGTCGGTTACTCTCGTTGGTGACATCAGCATAGACAATTCTGCCTTCAATATAGTTACCATAAGCATCTAAAAAGTAGTAACCCAAAGAAGCACGCCTTCTAGCACCTGCTGTGAGTTTATCTGGATCGATAATTATATCTTCGGTAACACCAACCTGAAAAAGACCATCACTATCAGGAGTTAATAATTTCATATTAAAATAATTTTTATAGGAATGAAAACAATTTAATTATGCTAACTTTTTAAATTAACGTCAATTCAAAGGTTGTTTAGATTGTATGTTGACAAAAACAGTACTTTGCGACAATTAATATTTAACAATATAGAATCTTTAAATTGCTTATGTGAAATTACTTATTATTGTTTTGGCGTACAAACAAAACTAATTTTTTTTTATAGCAATCCTATATGAGTGGTGAGAAAGATAGGTGCGAGAAACCCGGTTTTTTGGAAAAACCGGGTTTCTCAGATCTCACAAATGATTTAGGAATGCTATATATATTTATTGGTTGAGATGTTTTCGAGTTACCCCACCATAAGCCATTTGAGTGTAATTGTTCCGTTACCGGAACAGTTGCACGCTCAACCGGAATAATCCTAAAGCCTTATTACTAATTAATGCGTAATCGTTCTAATAACTGGTCGGAAAAACCGCCCGAGACATAAAGTCTTGGGTGTAAAAGTAGTTGGCAGTTTTTCCTTTATATTGCCGGATTTTTACAGGTCAAAACTTATCAGCTATTTGGATGCAATATCTAACAGCTTACGGAGCTTTGAATTATTACGGTCAGATGAAGGCTGGGAATTATGTGGTAATTACAGCAGCTAGTAGTAGTGTGGGTTACTCCGCAATTGAGCTTTTTATTTATCCGAATACCTGAAAGTAGTTCTTTTTAATATTGCAAAAATTTACAGATTTTGCTGTTTAAAAAGCAGATTGAAAATAATGCCCTAAACTACGACCAAGAAAAGCATAAGTCAAATGATTCAAAGGTACTAACAATGACCAAAAAATTAATGCAGGCTGCTTATTATGAAAAACAAGGAGCAGCAAAAAATGTAATTCAATATCAACAAATGCCAATACCACAACCCGGTGCTGGTGAAGTGCGAGTTAAAATCCATGCTTCCGGTGTCAATCCATCGGATACGAAATCCCGTGCTGGTTGGGGTGGTATTGAGAAGAAATTTGAAAGAGTTATTCCCCATCAAGATGGTGCAGGGGTAATTGAAAGCGTTGGTGAAAACGTCGATAAATCTCGTGTTGGTGAACGAGTTTGGATTTTTGAGGGGCAATTAGGAAGAGCTTTCGGTACGGGTGCGGAATATATTGTCATACCTAGTGAAAAAGCGATTATCCTACCAGATAATACCAGCTTCGCCGAAGGTGCTTGTTTAGGTGTTCCTGCAATGACCGCTCATCGTACTATTTTCGCAGATGGTGCTGTTGAAGGGCAAACGATATTAGTAACTGGGGGAGCCGGAGCGGTAGGAAACTATGCCATACAGTGGGGAAAATATGGTGGTGCTACCGTAATTACCACCGTCAGCAGTCCTGAAAAAGCCAAAATAGCCGAAGTTGCCGGTGCAGATTACATCATTAACTATAAAACAGAAGATGTAGTTAAAAGAATTCAAGAAATTACTGGTAAAAAGCGGGGAATCAATCGTATTGTTGATGTTGATTTTAGTCAGAATATAAATGTAGCCGATGCAGTTTTGCGTACTAACGGTGGAGTAGCGATGTATTCAGCCAATCCAGATGATGCTCCTGCTTTACCAATTTTGTCGTTAATGCTGAGGAATATTGTTATTCGTACAATATTGGTTTATACAATGCCGCAAGATGCAAAAGAAGCAGCGATTAAGGATATTACAGCTGCATTAAAAGCCGGTAAATTGCATCATAATATTGCTCAACTATTTTCCTTAACTGAATTAGCATCCGCTCACGAAGCTCAAGATAGCGGCAAGATGATTGGTAAAGCAATTGTAGAAATTTCTTAATTACTTCTTTATCAATCTCAGATCGCTAATATCTCTCCCTACCTCTTACCTCTGCGCTCTCTGCGGTTATTTACTCCTAATCTTCTATACAAACAAAACCATGAGCCCAACAAAATCAATTTCTCAAACATTTACAATAGCCAACGATTTAACAGTAAACCGTATTGGTTACGGAGCAATGCGACTTACCGGAAAACCGGGAAATTTCGGTCCTTATGCAGATTGGGAAGCCGGAGAAAAACTTTTACAACGTGCGGTGGAATTAGGTGTAAACTTTATCGACACAGCAGAAGCTTACGGTCCCGGTTACAACGAAGAAATCATTGCTTCAGCTTTATACCCTTACAAAGAAGGAATCGCGATCGCAACAAAAGGAGGGATAAATAAACCCGCTCCCGATAACATTAAAGCCGATGGAAGTCCGGAATTTCTCCGTCGTGGTGTTGAAGGAAGTTTGAAAAGATTGAAATTAGAACAAATCGATTTATATCAATTGCATCGTCCAGATTCTAAAGTACCGTTTTCCGAATCAATCGGTGCATTAGCAGAATTGAAGCAAGAAGGAAAAATTCGTCATATTGGTATATCTAACGTAAATTTAGAACAAATTAAAGAAGCCAGAAATATTGTTGAAATTGCTTCAGTACAGAATCGGTTTAGCATTACCAACCGAGAGAAGGAAGACACATTAAATTACTGTTCCGATAACGGAATAGCCTTTCTTCCCTACGGCTCCTTAGATGCTCATCCTTTGAAACAAGGGGCACCTATTGCCAATGCAAAAGGTATTATTGCCGATATTGCTCGGAAATATCAAGTTAAACCCAATCAAATAGCTTTAGCTTGGTTATTGCATCGCTACCCTAACGTTATTTTGATTCCGGGGACAACAACTATTGCTCATGTTGAAGAGAATATTAAAGCAGGGGAAATTCAATTGACGGATGATGAAATGAAAGCTTTGAATGCGATGTGAATTTGATAATTGAATTTATCGTGGTAATTTATAACCACAATAAATTCAATTATTTAACATTTGTTTTGAGATATTTGTGACAAGCCTCAAGTCTTTGCAATTCTTCAGGATTAGTAACAAAATAATCTTGAAGCCAAATACAACCATCCTTAATTAGTTGCTCTAAACTAACTACAGACCACAAACGAGCAGTACCATCACGGGAACCAGTTACAATTTGTTTACCATCGGGACTAAATGCAATACTGTGTACTTGGTCACCATGCCCTACCAATTCTTGTAAAAGAAAATTACTGTCTTTATCCCAAAAGCGAACGGTGCCATCATAATAAGCAACTGCAATTAATTCTCTGTTAGTAGGGCTAAAAGCAATATCTTTGATGCCATATTGATACACTTCTAATGCTTTGATAAATTTACCATTTTTATTCCACAAACGGATATTACCATCGCGAGAAGCGGTAGCGATGTAGTTTCCATCACGATTAAATGCGACACTTTCTATCCAGTCTTTATGTCCTTCTAATATTTTAATTAGCTTGCCATTTTTATCCC comes from Rivularia sp. PCC 7116 and encodes:
- a CDS encoding NADPH:quinone reductase, which gives rise to MTKKLMQAAYYEKQGAAKNVIQYQQMPIPQPGAGEVRVKIHASGVNPSDTKSRAGWGGIEKKFERVIPHQDGAGVIESVGENVDKSRVGERVWIFEGQLGRAFGTGAEYIVIPSEKAIILPDNTSFAEGACLGVPAMTAHRTIFADGAVEGQTILVTGGAGAVGNYAIQWGKYGGATVITTVSSPEKAKIAEVAGADYIINYKTEDVVKRIQEITGKKRGINRIVDVDFSQNINVADAVLRTNGGVAMYSANPDDAPALPILSLMLRNIVIRTILVYTMPQDAKEAAIKDITAALKAGKLHHNIAQLFSLTELASAHEAQDSGKMIGKAIVEIS
- a CDS encoding aldo/keto reductase, which codes for MSPTKSISQTFTIANDLTVNRIGYGAMRLTGKPGNFGPYADWEAGEKLLQRAVELGVNFIDTAEAYGPGYNEEIIASALYPYKEGIAIATKGGINKPAPDNIKADGSPEFLRRGVEGSLKRLKLEQIDLYQLHRPDSKVPFSESIGALAELKQEGKIRHIGISNVNLEQIKEARNIVEIASVQNRFSITNREKEDTLNYCSDNGIAFLPYGSLDAHPLKQGAPIANAKGIIADIARKYQVKPNQIALAWLLHRYPNVILIPGTTTIAHVEENIKAGEIQLTDDEMKALNAM